Proteins from one Diorhabda carinulata isolate Delta chromosome 10, icDioCari1.1, whole genome shotgun sequence genomic window:
- the LOC130898955 gene encoding jmjC domain-containing histone demethylation protein 1 isoform X2: MSVNAAPSKKQPPRQLRERKQKKLYSEDWAVGEEDIEGHRTFNLQEKLEDPSFASHNIVKEMHGSELNVAYFQRHGFNTPLLFKEKTGLGLRVPTSNFTINDVRMCVGSRRVLDVMDVNTQKNSEMTMKEWQKYYEEPEKDKLLNVISLEFSHTKLENYVQSPTVVRQIDWVDCVWPRHLKESQVEATNVLEEMKYPKVQKYCLMSVKGCYTDFHVDFGGTSVWYHILKGGKVFWLIPPTESNLELYERWVLSGKQSDIFFGDTVEKCARIVLQEGNTFFIPTGWIHAVYTPVDSLVFGGNFLHSYGIDKQLKIAQVEDTTKVPQKFRYPFFTEMLWYVLERYVHCLLGNSHLTTGQDAPIPPDRMHIHLTQAELHGLKEIVLYLHMLPPHKKNVPDLLKDPISLIQDVRTLIGLHRQDSRELAITGRPILTVPDDFENKSKLSIPRGPYNKGNNLNKLPKPTGVFKGPRSSGEKGGPRRRRTRCKKCEACQRSDCGECSFCLDMVKFGGPGRAKQTCNMRQCLQPMLPVTAACSHCGLDGWMQTPVTPLQKGPQRCESASNLMECSVCYEIAHPQCVQRLCPEFTGYINEDMPNSWECPMCCKLGKNTDYRPRHFRARQKSSDIRRMSISSDASSAIDNKIHQEHISDSGSDTEHKDPLPIKKRRSSENTEIEIKTTPPLDPPRKTAFRMQLAQQIVSNSTKVLKKPMVVVRPAPIPSAPTAPTNNLAMDKRCMLLIFRYLTPGELLTAATVCKSWATFTVDPSLWKKMSFNRKHISSDILKGIVRRQPECLSLDWCHINKFQLPWLIQRLGQLKELSLVSVNVKTAISLKSNHSAVLVALDLSFISDFNDSALRDIIGPNSDTRTVLASEKIRFRNLKNLKLAGTDITDIALRYVTQYLPKLQYLGLGMCPRISDAGIAQLTTKPSNTVTNLIGLDLSHSKLVTENSLEHLSKCENLVRLDCRHALQISTQALIKFAAKSDKNLQVRDIKLVDVRQKN; encoded by the exons ATGTCGGTAAACGCGGCTCCAAGTAAAAAACAACCACCCAGACAGTTG AGGGAACGTAAACAAAAGAAACTTTATTCGGAAGATTGGGCCGTGGGCGAGGAAGACATCGAAGGTCATCGAACGTTTAATCtacaagaaaaattagaagATCCATCGTTCGCTTCTCATAATATTGTTAAAGAAATGCACGGTAGCGAATTGAACGTCGCTTATTTTCAAAGGCACGGTTTCAATACCCCGTTATTGTTTAAGGAAAAGACTGGATTGG GACTAAGGGTACCAACTTCGAATTTTACAATAAACGACGTAAGAATGTGCGTGGGTTCTCGACGCGTTTTAGACGTAATGGACGTAAATACgcaaaaaaatagtgaaatgaCAATGAAAGAGTGGCAAAAATATTACGAGGAACCCGAAAAAGACAAATTATTAAATGTGATATCTTTAGAATTTTCTCATactaaattagaaaattatgtacaaaGTCCGACCGTAGTAAG ACAAATAGATTGGGTGGATTGCGTGTGGCCTAGACATTTAAAAGAAAGTCAAGTAGAAGCGACTAACGTCCTCGAAGAAATGAAATACCCcaaagttcaaaaatattgCCTTATGTCAGTAAAAGGGTGCTACACGGATTTCCACGTAGATTTCGGAGGAACGTCCGTTTGGTATCACATCCTCAAAG gGGGGAAAGTATTTTGGTTGATACCGCCGACGGAAAGTAATTTGGAATTGTACGAACGTTGGGTATTATCTGGTAAACAATCTGATATTTTCTTCGGGGATACGGTGGAAAAATGCGCCAGGATTGTTTTACAGGAAGGAAATACGTTTTTCATTCCCACCGGGTGGATACACGCAGTCTACACACCCGTAGATTCGTTGGTTTTTGGCGGGAATTTTTTGCATTCCTACGGTATAGATAAACAACTCAAAATAGCACAAGTCGAGGATACGACGAAg GTTCCACAGAAGTTTCGGTATCCTTTTTTCACAGAAATGTTATGGTACGTACTCGAGAGGTACGTACATTGTTTATTAGGAAATTCTCATTTAACGACAGGTCAGGACGCCCCCATACCACCAGATAGGATGCATATACACCTCACGCAAGCCGAACTGCACGGcttaaaa GAAATCGTTTTGTACCTTCACATGTTACCGCCGCACAAAAAAAACGTCCCCGATTTACTCAAGGATCCGATTTCGTTAATACAGGACGTCAGGACTCTGATCGGTCTTCATCGACAGGATAGCAGAGAACTTGCTATAACCGGTCGACCAATTCTAACAG TTCCCGATGATTTCGAAAATAAATCGAAACTTTCGATTCCCAGGGGTCCGTACAACAaaggaaataatttaaataaattaccgAAACCTACCGGGGTTTTTAAGGGACCTAGAAGTTCTGGAGAAAAAGGAGGACCAAGGAGAAGACGAACTAG ATGTAAAAAATGCGAGGCTTGTCAACGGAGCGATTGTGGGGAATGCAGTTTTTGTTTGGATATGGTAAAATTCGGGGGACCGGGACGTGCTAAACAGACTTGCAACATGAGGCAATGTTTGCAACCGATGTTGCCGGTTACGGCGGCGTGTTCGCATTGCGGCTTGGACGGATGGATGCAGACGCCGGTGACGCCCCTACAGAAAGGACCCCAAAGGTGCGAAAGCGCCAGCAACTTGATGGAATGTTCG GTATGTTACGAGATAGCCCATCCCCAATGCGTTCAACGTTTATGCCCCGAATTCACCGGCTACATAAACGAAGACATGCCAAATTCATGGGAATGCCCGATGTGTTGCAAATTAGGCAAAAACACCGATTACCGACCGAGACATTTTCGCGCCCGCCAAAAATCCTCGGATATACGACGCATGTCGATAAGTTCGGACGCTTCGAGCGCCATCGATAACAAAATCCATCAAGAACACATCTCTGATTCAGGTAGCGACACTGAACACAAAGATCCCTTACCGATAAAAAAGAGAAGATCCAGCGAAAATAccgaaatcgaaataaaaaccACCCCCCCGTTGGATCCGCCGAGGAAAACGGCCTTTCGGATGCAACTCGCCCAACAAATAGTCAGCAATTCGActaaagtattaaaaaaaccGATGGTAGTTGTACGACCGGCTCCGATACCATCCGCACCGACGGCACCCACGAACAACCTAGCCATGGATAAACGTTGCATGTTGTTGATATTTCGTTATTTAACGCCCGGCGAATTATTAACGGCGGCAACGGTGTGCAAAAGCTGGGCAACCTTCACCGTCGATCCTTcgttatggaaaaaaatgtctttcAACCGGAAACATATATCATCGGATATATTGAAAGGTATAGTTAGAAGACAACCGGAATGTTTGAGTTTGGATTGGTGCCATATTAACAAATTCCAATTACCTTGGTTGATACAACGTTTGGGGCAATTGAAGGAATTATCTTTGGTAAGCGTCAACGTAAAAACGGCCATATCGTTGAAATCGAATCATTCCGCCGTATTGGTGGCTTTAGATTTGAGTTTCATATCGGATTTCAACGATTCCGCTTTGAGGGATATAATTGGTCCGAATAGCGATACCAGAACGGTTTTGGCATCGGAAAAAATCCGatttagaaatttgaaaaatttaaaattggcCGGTACCGATATAACCGATATAGCTTTGAGGTACGTAACTCAATATTTACCCAAATTGCAGTATCTCGGTTTGGGGATGTGTCCGAGAATATCCGACGCCGGTATAGCTCAATTGACGACTAAACCATCGAATACCGTTACTAATTTGATTGGTTTGGATTTGAGTCATTCGAAATTGGTTACGGAAAACAGTTTGGAACATTTATCGAAATGCGAAAATTTGGTTAGGTTGGATTGTAGGCACGCGTTGCAGATATCGACGCAGGCGCTTATCAAATTCGCCGCCAAAAGCGATAAGAATTTGCAGGTTAGGGATATCAAATTGGTCGACGTTAGACAGAAGAATTAA
- the LOC130898955 gene encoding jmjC domain-containing histone demethylation protein 1 isoform X1 translates to MAYRSKKLTPAEDRPNYISRMRERKQKKLYSEDWAVGEEDIEGHRTFNLQEKLEDPSFASHNIVKEMHGSELNVAYFQRHGFNTPLLFKEKTGLGLRVPTSNFTINDVRMCVGSRRVLDVMDVNTQKNSEMTMKEWQKYYEEPEKDKLLNVISLEFSHTKLENYVQSPTVVRQIDWVDCVWPRHLKESQVEATNVLEEMKYPKVQKYCLMSVKGCYTDFHVDFGGTSVWYHILKGGKVFWLIPPTESNLELYERWVLSGKQSDIFFGDTVEKCARIVLQEGNTFFIPTGWIHAVYTPVDSLVFGGNFLHSYGIDKQLKIAQVEDTTKVPQKFRYPFFTEMLWYVLERYVHCLLGNSHLTTGQDAPIPPDRMHIHLTQAELHGLKEIVLYLHMLPPHKKNVPDLLKDPISLIQDVRTLIGLHRQDSRELAITGRPILTVPDDFENKSKLSIPRGPYNKGNNLNKLPKPTGVFKGPRSSGEKGGPRRRRTRCKKCEACQRSDCGECSFCLDMVKFGGPGRAKQTCNMRQCLQPMLPVTAACSHCGLDGWMQTPVTPLQKGPQRCESASNLMECSVCYEIAHPQCVQRLCPEFTGYINEDMPNSWECPMCCKLGKNTDYRPRHFRARQKSSDIRRMSISSDASSAIDNKIHQEHISDSGSDTEHKDPLPIKKRRSSENTEIEIKTTPPLDPPRKTAFRMQLAQQIVSNSTKVLKKPMVVVRPAPIPSAPTAPTNNLAMDKRCMLLIFRYLTPGELLTAATVCKSWATFTVDPSLWKKMSFNRKHISSDILKGIVRRQPECLSLDWCHINKFQLPWLIQRLGQLKELSLVSVNVKTAISLKSNHSAVLVALDLSFISDFNDSALRDIIGPNSDTRTVLASEKIRFRNLKNLKLAGTDITDIALRYVTQYLPKLQYLGLGMCPRISDAGIAQLTTKPSNTVTNLIGLDLSHSKLVTENSLEHLSKCENLVRLDCRHALQISTQALIKFAAKSDKNLQVRDIKLVDVRQKN, encoded by the exons ATGGCGTACAGGAGTAAAAAGCTCACTCCTGCCGAAGATCGACCAAATTATATTTCGCGAATG AGGGAACGTAAACAAAAGAAACTTTATTCGGAAGATTGGGCCGTGGGCGAGGAAGACATCGAAGGTCATCGAACGTTTAATCtacaagaaaaattagaagATCCATCGTTCGCTTCTCATAATATTGTTAAAGAAATGCACGGTAGCGAATTGAACGTCGCTTATTTTCAAAGGCACGGTTTCAATACCCCGTTATTGTTTAAGGAAAAGACTGGATTGG GACTAAGGGTACCAACTTCGAATTTTACAATAAACGACGTAAGAATGTGCGTGGGTTCTCGACGCGTTTTAGACGTAATGGACGTAAATACgcaaaaaaatagtgaaatgaCAATGAAAGAGTGGCAAAAATATTACGAGGAACCCGAAAAAGACAAATTATTAAATGTGATATCTTTAGAATTTTCTCATactaaattagaaaattatgtacaaaGTCCGACCGTAGTAAG ACAAATAGATTGGGTGGATTGCGTGTGGCCTAGACATTTAAAAGAAAGTCAAGTAGAAGCGACTAACGTCCTCGAAGAAATGAAATACCCcaaagttcaaaaatattgCCTTATGTCAGTAAAAGGGTGCTACACGGATTTCCACGTAGATTTCGGAGGAACGTCCGTTTGGTATCACATCCTCAAAG gGGGGAAAGTATTTTGGTTGATACCGCCGACGGAAAGTAATTTGGAATTGTACGAACGTTGGGTATTATCTGGTAAACAATCTGATATTTTCTTCGGGGATACGGTGGAAAAATGCGCCAGGATTGTTTTACAGGAAGGAAATACGTTTTTCATTCCCACCGGGTGGATACACGCAGTCTACACACCCGTAGATTCGTTGGTTTTTGGCGGGAATTTTTTGCATTCCTACGGTATAGATAAACAACTCAAAATAGCACAAGTCGAGGATACGACGAAg GTTCCACAGAAGTTTCGGTATCCTTTTTTCACAGAAATGTTATGGTACGTACTCGAGAGGTACGTACATTGTTTATTAGGAAATTCTCATTTAACGACAGGTCAGGACGCCCCCATACCACCAGATAGGATGCATATACACCTCACGCAAGCCGAACTGCACGGcttaaaa GAAATCGTTTTGTACCTTCACATGTTACCGCCGCACAAAAAAAACGTCCCCGATTTACTCAAGGATCCGATTTCGTTAATACAGGACGTCAGGACTCTGATCGGTCTTCATCGACAGGATAGCAGAGAACTTGCTATAACCGGTCGACCAATTCTAACAG TTCCCGATGATTTCGAAAATAAATCGAAACTTTCGATTCCCAGGGGTCCGTACAACAaaggaaataatttaaataaattaccgAAACCTACCGGGGTTTTTAAGGGACCTAGAAGTTCTGGAGAAAAAGGAGGACCAAGGAGAAGACGAACTAG ATGTAAAAAATGCGAGGCTTGTCAACGGAGCGATTGTGGGGAATGCAGTTTTTGTTTGGATATGGTAAAATTCGGGGGACCGGGACGTGCTAAACAGACTTGCAACATGAGGCAATGTTTGCAACCGATGTTGCCGGTTACGGCGGCGTGTTCGCATTGCGGCTTGGACGGATGGATGCAGACGCCGGTGACGCCCCTACAGAAAGGACCCCAAAGGTGCGAAAGCGCCAGCAACTTGATGGAATGTTCG GTATGTTACGAGATAGCCCATCCCCAATGCGTTCAACGTTTATGCCCCGAATTCACCGGCTACATAAACGAAGACATGCCAAATTCATGGGAATGCCCGATGTGTTGCAAATTAGGCAAAAACACCGATTACCGACCGAGACATTTTCGCGCCCGCCAAAAATCCTCGGATATACGACGCATGTCGATAAGTTCGGACGCTTCGAGCGCCATCGATAACAAAATCCATCAAGAACACATCTCTGATTCAGGTAGCGACACTGAACACAAAGATCCCTTACCGATAAAAAAGAGAAGATCCAGCGAAAATAccgaaatcgaaataaaaaccACCCCCCCGTTGGATCCGCCGAGGAAAACGGCCTTTCGGATGCAACTCGCCCAACAAATAGTCAGCAATTCGActaaagtattaaaaaaaccGATGGTAGTTGTACGACCGGCTCCGATACCATCCGCACCGACGGCACCCACGAACAACCTAGCCATGGATAAACGTTGCATGTTGTTGATATTTCGTTATTTAACGCCCGGCGAATTATTAACGGCGGCAACGGTGTGCAAAAGCTGGGCAACCTTCACCGTCGATCCTTcgttatggaaaaaaatgtctttcAACCGGAAACATATATCATCGGATATATTGAAAGGTATAGTTAGAAGACAACCGGAATGTTTGAGTTTGGATTGGTGCCATATTAACAAATTCCAATTACCTTGGTTGATACAACGTTTGGGGCAATTGAAGGAATTATCTTTGGTAAGCGTCAACGTAAAAACGGCCATATCGTTGAAATCGAATCATTCCGCCGTATTGGTGGCTTTAGATTTGAGTTTCATATCGGATTTCAACGATTCCGCTTTGAGGGATATAATTGGTCCGAATAGCGATACCAGAACGGTTTTGGCATCGGAAAAAATCCGatttagaaatttgaaaaatttaaaattggcCGGTACCGATATAACCGATATAGCTTTGAGGTACGTAACTCAATATTTACCCAAATTGCAGTATCTCGGTTTGGGGATGTGTCCGAGAATATCCGACGCCGGTATAGCTCAATTGACGACTAAACCATCGAATACCGTTACTAATTTGATTGGTTTGGATTTGAGTCATTCGAAATTGGTTACGGAAAACAGTTTGGAACATTTATCGAAATGCGAAAATTTGGTTAGGTTGGATTGTAGGCACGCGTTGCAGATATCGACGCAGGCGCTTATCAAATTCGCCGCCAAAAGCGATAAGAATTTGCAGGTTAGGGATATCAAATTGGTCGACGTTAGACAGAAGAATTAA